The Neomonachus schauinslandi chromosome 4, ASM220157v2, whole genome shotgun sequence genome includes a region encoding these proteins:
- the TSPAN1 gene encoding tetraspanin-1 isoform X2 produces the protein MQCFSFIKTMMILFNFLIFLCGVALLAVGIWVSIDGPSFLKIFGPLSSSAMQFVNVGYFLIAAGAVLFALGFLGCYGAQTENKCALMMFFLILLLIFIAEVAAAVVALLYTNTAEHFLTSLVVPAIKQDYGSQKDFTQVWNTTMDGLKCCGFNNYTDFEDSPYFKKNHTFPPYCCSDSANGTATGPCTKEKANDTIVQSASA, from the exons ATGCAGTGCTTCAGCTTCATTAAAACCATGATGATcctcttcaatttcctcatcttt ctgTGTGGTGTCGCCCTGTTGGCCGTGGGCATCTGGGTGTCAATCGATGGGCCGTCCTTCCTGAAAATCTTCGGGCCGCTGTCGTCCAGTGCCATGCAGTTTGTCAACGTGGGCTACTTCCTCATCGCTGCTGGTGCTGTGCTCTTTGCTCTCGGTTTCCTGGGCTGCTACGGTGCTCAGACTGAGAACAAGTGTGCCCTCATGATG TTCTTCTtgatcctcctcctcatcttcatCGCGGAGGTGGCAGCAGCTGTGGTCGCCCTGTTGTACACCAACACG gctgagCACTTCCTGACCTCGCTGGTAGTGCCCGCCATCAAGCAAGACTACGGTTCCCAGAAGGATTTCACCCAAGTGTGGAACACCACCATGGATGGG CTCAAGTGCTGTGGCTTCAACAACTACACGGACTTTGAGGACTCTCCCTACTTCAAGAAGAACCATACCTTTCCCCCTTACTGTTGCTCCGACAGTGCCAACGGCACAGCCACAGGACCCTGCACCAAGGAGAAGGCGAATGACACCATTGTCCAG TCAGCTTCTGCATGA
- the TSPAN1 gene encoding tetraspanin-1 isoform X1 → MQCFSFIKTMMILFNFLIFLCGVALLAVGIWVSIDGPSFLKIFGPLSSSAMQFVNVGYFLIAAGAVLFALGFLGCYGAQTENKCALMMFFLILLLIFIAEVAAAVVALLYTNTAEHFLTSLVVPAIKQDYGSQKDFTQVWNTTMDGLKCCGFNNYTDFEDSPYFKKNHTFPPYCCSDSANGTATGPCTKEKANDTIVQGCFSQLLHDVGTNAVTVGGVAAGIGGLELAAMIVSMYLYCNLK, encoded by the exons ATGCAGTGCTTCAGCTTCATTAAAACCATGATGATcctcttcaatttcctcatcttt ctgTGTGGTGTCGCCCTGTTGGCCGTGGGCATCTGGGTGTCAATCGATGGGCCGTCCTTCCTGAAAATCTTCGGGCCGCTGTCGTCCAGTGCCATGCAGTTTGTCAACGTGGGCTACTTCCTCATCGCTGCTGGTGCTGTGCTCTTTGCTCTCGGTTTCCTGGGCTGCTACGGTGCTCAGACTGAGAACAAGTGTGCCCTCATGATG TTCTTCTtgatcctcctcctcatcttcatCGCGGAGGTGGCAGCAGCTGTGGTCGCCCTGTTGTACACCAACACG gctgagCACTTCCTGACCTCGCTGGTAGTGCCCGCCATCAAGCAAGACTACGGTTCCCAGAAGGATTTCACCCAAGTGTGGAACACCACCATGGATGGG CTCAAGTGCTGTGGCTTCAACAACTACACGGACTTTGAGGACTCTCCCTACTTCAAGAAGAACCATACCTTTCCCCCTTACTGTTGCTCCGACAGTGCCAACGGCACAGCCACAGGACCCTGCACCAAGGAGAAGGCGAATGACACCATTGTCCAG ggtTGTTTCAGTCAGCTTCTGCATGACGTCGGAACCAACGCAGTCACCGTGGGTGGTGTGGCAGCCGGAATTGGGGGCTTGGAG CTGGCTGCCATGATTGTGTCCATGTATCTGTACTGCAATCTGAAATAA
- the P3R3URF gene encoding PIK3R3 upstream open reading frame protein has translation MGPSQPVRAPRPRGLSSPYRRPGVGWRRPRNPRMFKCSRRRYRQKPQGPAATTAATNPATVATDINNTPTATTSVWILPPQILSHLCQPGSFLIF, from the exons ATGGGGCCTTCTCAGCCTGTCCGTGCCCCTCGGCCCCGGGGCCTAAGTTCCCCCTACCGCAGGCCAGGGGTGGGCTGGCGTCGGCCTCGAAATCCCAGGATGTTCAAGTGTAGCCGCAGAAGGTACCGGCAGAAACCCCAAGGCCCAGCTGCCACCACTGCAGCCACCAATCCTGCCACCGTGGCCACAGATATCAACAACACTCCTACCGCCACCACCAGTGTGTGGATCCTTCCGCCACAAA tTCTCAGTCACCTTTGTCAACCTGGCAGCTTTCTGATCTTCTAG